A window from Gottschalkiaceae bacterium SANA encodes these proteins:
- the selA gene encoding L-seryl-tRNA(Sec) selenium transferase, which translates to MEKWYRRLPKMDTCLADQRVEAWIQEFGYEQVKEAFASTLGAIRELIHTASGDALIDDTVIESEIASLFDTVENRLRVGFIGLRPVINGTGTLLHTNLGRANFSKDLVKRAVDKASRYSNLEYQLDLGRRGSRYDHIEGLLCALTGAEAAMAVNNNAAAVMLMLAALCQDQEVVVSRGELVEIGGSFRIPDVMRLSGAKLLEVGTTNRTRLSDYYEATGFDTGAYLKVHTSNYQILGFTESTSLKELVALSHKTGVPVLEDQGSGVLTDLTTYGLPQEATVQASIAAGVDLVTFSGDKLLGGPQAGFLVGKKKLIERCKSHQLNRALRVDKVTLALAEETLRLYLHGDRMNEIPFYWMLGRSQAELQEAAEKIQSELSETAIQKLGLEIRETEGTIGGGSLPGVSFLSLALVVSKGNSAMQEAILRQGTNPVVARIQQDEVWIDLRTIYPDQWKLLVKRLRELEDMA; encoded by the coding sequence ATGGAAAAATGGTATCGTCGATTGCCCAAAATGGACACGTGTTTGGCAGATCAACGGGTTGAGGCGTGGATACAGGAATTTGGATATGAACAAGTGAAGGAGGCTTTTGCCTCCACTTTGGGTGCAATCCGAGAGTTGATTCATACAGCTTCTGGTGATGCGCTTATTGATGATACCGTGATTGAATCGGAGATCGCTTCTCTTTTTGACACGGTGGAGAATCGATTGAGAGTGGGTTTTATTGGCTTGCGTCCTGTGATTAATGGAACCGGAACTTTGCTTCATACCAATCTGGGACGGGCTAATTTTTCGAAAGACTTGGTCAAACGCGCCGTGGATAAGGCAAGCCGGTATTCGAACCTTGAGTATCAATTGGACCTTGGCAGGCGTGGTTCTCGATATGATCATATTGAAGGCTTGCTCTGTGCTCTGACGGGGGCTGAGGCGGCTATGGCTGTCAATAACAATGCAGCAGCAGTGATGCTGATGCTTGCGGCCCTCTGCCAGGATCAGGAAGTGGTGGTTTCTCGGGGAGAGTTGGTGGAAATCGGTGGTTCTTTTCGAATCCCTGATGTGATGCGTCTCAGTGGCGCCAAACTTTTGGAAGTGGGAACAACCAATCGCACTCGATTGTCCGATTACTATGAAGCCACCGGATTCGATACGGGTGCTTATTTAAAGGTGCATACGAGCAATTATCAAATCCTTGGATTTACGGAGTCGACGTCCCTAAAGGAATTGGTAGCTCTGAGTCACAAGACGGGGGTGCCGGTATTGGAGGATCAGGGAAGTGGCGTATTGACGGACTTAACCACCTATGGATTGCCACAAGAGGCAACCGTACAGGCTTCTATCGCTGCGGGTGTGGATCTGGTGACCTTTAGCGGTGACAAGCTGTTAGGGGGACCCCAGGCGGGATTCTTGGTGGGCAAGAAAAAGTTGATCGAGCGCTGTAAAAGTCATCAATTGAATCGCGCCCTTCGGGTAGATAAAGTGACCCTAGCTCTTGCGGAAGAAACATTAAGGCTGTATCTTCATGGAGATCGCATGAATGAGATTCCGTTTTACTGGATGTTGGGAAGAAGCCAGGCGGAATTGCAGGAGGCGGCGGAGAAGATTCAATCGGAATTATCGGAGACGGCCATTCAAAAACTTGGATTGGAAATTCGTGAAACCGAGGGAACCATTGGTGGCGGGAGTCTGCCAGGGGTGAGTTTTTTGAGCTTAGCCTTGGTTGTTAGCAAGGGGAATTCAGCTATGCAGGAAGCGATACTTCGACAGGGGACGAACCCTGTAGTCGCTCGCATTCAACAGGACGAGGTTTGGATTGATTTGCGAACCATCTATCCAGATCAATGGAAACTGCTGGTAAAACGATTGCGGGAATTGGAGGACATGGCGTGA
- the yqeK gene encoding bis(5'-nucleosyl)-tetraphosphatase (symmetrical) YqeK gives MTKEEILARMKKNLSPSRIEHILRVVDTAQLLAERYGVDPERAEWAALLHDFYKWQDKEAYDAALEASGLALDEETAASQELSHGWMAADFMQSALGIEDKEIYYAIATHTTGRSGMSLLEKVIYLADRVEPGRVHPGSDRLRSMAFQDLDRAVYIAMNQTLEYLLKNHSYIHPRTIEARNDLWRNITERTERIEG, from the coding sequence GTGACAAAAGAAGAGATACTGGCAAGAATGAAGAAAAACCTAAGCCCTTCGCGGATTGAGCATATACTGCGTGTGGTCGATACTGCTCAGCTTTTGGCCGAGCGGTATGGAGTTGATCCAGAACGTGCGGAATGGGCAGCGCTCTTGCATGATTTTTACAAGTGGCAGGACAAGGAAGCTTATGACGCAGCGTTAGAAGCTTCTGGACTGGCATTGGATGAGGAAACTGCGGCTTCTCAGGAATTGAGCCATGGATGGATGGCAGCAGATTTTATGCAGTCTGCCCTTGGAATTGAAGATAAAGAGATCTACTATGCGATTGCAACTCACACCACGGGACGAAGTGGGATGAGCCTTTTGGAAAAGGTCATCTATTTGGCAGATCGTGTGGAACCGGGACGCGTTCATCCTGGAAGTGATCGCTTGCGGAGCATGGCTTTTCAAGATCTGGATCGAGCAGTGTATATTGCTATGAATCAAACCCTGGAATACTTATTGAAGAACCATTCCTATATTCATCCGCGAACCATTGAAGCGCGCAATGATTTATGGAGAAACATCACAGAGAGGACGGAACGGATTGAAGGATAA
- a CDS encoding ATP-binding protein, with the protein MVTILKEKLSNSIISIRWKLVFTYLFLIIIFVMIIRIFVAQTMYNVYLDEVQTDIVAEAKILASQNQYYLSQSDYQPVREDFSNQLKEYSNKIQARILLLDPKLMVLEDSDDRLTNTVYASRDARDSLAGATVMRVEEESDRLIVAEPIVYFGETIGVAIVVKPLTQLHLRVDEVTSALDIISIFGILIVLVISMMFSDLMTKPISELTETFTKMSQGNLHQRVEIHTRDELEKLATAFNIMSTKLDQVDYQRREFVGNVSHELKTPLASIKLLSSSLLGQEENDEALYREFLTDIDHEVDRLNEIIVDLLLLVDLDREKLSLNYKPALLNYLIEQILYRLQPVIKETESQVIFTPVDRIQLNCDGKKIEQAVYNVIQNAIKYSAPDGKVDIVLRREGKFAVIEVTDNGIGIQPEGIDHIFERFYRTDKARSRKTGGTGLGLSITNQIIELHQGRVEVESELGQGSKFKIWIPEV; encoded by the coding sequence TTGGTTACTATTTTAAAGGAAAAACTCAGTAATTCAATTATCAGTATTAGGTGGAAACTTGTTTTCACCTATTTATTTTTGATTATTATTTTTGTGATGATTATTCGGATTTTTGTCGCCCAGACCATGTACAACGTTTATTTGGACGAAGTGCAGACTGATATCGTGGCGGAAGCAAAGATCTTAGCTTCACAGAATCAATACTATTTGTCACAGTCGGACTACCAACCTGTTCGAGAAGATTTTAGCAATCAGTTGAAGGAATATAGCAATAAGATTCAGGCGAGGATTTTACTTTTGGATCCAAAGTTGATGGTCTTAGAAGACTCGGATGACCGCTTGACCAATACGGTATATGCTTCGAGGGATGCAAGGGACAGCCTTGCTGGTGCCACGGTTATGCGGGTGGAGGAGGAAAGCGATCGATTGATTGTCGCTGAACCTATTGTTTACTTTGGCGAAACCATAGGCGTTGCCATCGTGGTCAAGCCATTGACACAGCTTCACTTGCGGGTGGATGAAGTAACCTCCGCCTTGGATATAATCTCGATCTTTGGTATTCTGATCGTTTTGGTCATCAGCATGATGTTCTCTGACTTGATGACGAAGCCCATCAGTGAATTAACGGAGACTTTTACCAAGATGAGCCAGGGCAATCTTCATCAACGCGTGGAGATTCATACGCGAGACGAGTTGGAAAAGCTGGCAACGGCATTTAATATTATGAGTACCAAATTGGATCAGGTGGATTATCAGCGACGAGAATTCGTGGGAAATGTTTCTCATGAATTGAAAACACCCCTTGCTTCCATTAAACTTTTATCCAGTTCTCTCTTGGGCCAGGAAGAAAATGATGAAGCTTTGTATCGTGAGTTTTTAACGGATATCGATCATGAAGTGGATCGTCTGAATGAAATTATTGTGGATCTTTTGTTGCTGGTAGATTTAGATCGAGAGAAGCTGAGCTTGAATTACAAACCGGCGCTTTTGAATTATCTGATTGAACAGATCTTATATCGGCTGCAGCCGGTCATCAAGGAAACGGAATCCCAAGTAATTTTTACACCTGTGGATCGTATTCAATTGAATTGTGATGGCAAAAAAATCGAGCAAGCGGTATATAATGTCATTCAAAATGCTATTAAGTATTCGGCACCAGATGGGAAAGTGGATATCGTGCTTCGCCGAGAGGGTAAGTTTGCCGTGATCGAGGTGACTGATAATGGCATTGGGATTCAACCCGAAGGAATTGATCATATCTTTGAGCGATTTTATCGAACGGATAAGGCGAGGTCTCGGAAAACAGGGGGAACCGGTTTGGGACTTTCTATCACCAATCAAATTATTGAGCTTCATCAGGGACGAGTTGAGGTGGAAAGTGAGTTGGGTCAAGGAAGCAAGTTTAAAATTTGGATTCCAGAGGTGTAG
- a CDS encoding helix-hairpin-helix domain-containing protein — MDRFTKREMILLIALIALAGLLFFGRQMQDVDLSEIETMEAEPMEKNGDVEHEAELVVHIAGEVFEPGVYALRSGARVIEAIQAAGGETNFANLEKLNLARILVDGEQIIVPSTLETDVQVAENQPQADGKVNINRAKEMELEGLTGIGPTKAQAIIDYRTQHPFQSIEEIQSVSGIGQKTYEKICDQITIN; from the coding sequence ATGGATCGATTTACGAAACGTGAAATGATCTTGTTGATAGCCCTAATTGCTTTAGCGGGACTTTTGTTTTTTGGACGCCAAATGCAAGACGTGGACTTGAGTGAGATCGAGACAATGGAAGCGGAACCGATGGAAAAAAATGGGGACGTTGAACATGAAGCTGAATTGGTTGTACATATCGCAGGTGAGGTGTTTGAACCAGGGGTGTATGCCCTACGGTCAGGTGCACGGGTGATTGAAGCCATACAAGCGGCGGGAGGCGAGACCAATTTTGCCAACCTGGAAAAGTTGAACCTGGCTCGCATTTTGGTGGATGGAGAGCAAATTATTGTACCGAGCACCCTAGAGACGGATGTGCAAGTGGCAGAAAACCAACCGCAGGCAGATGGCAAGGTGAATATTAATCGGGCGAAAGAAATGGAATTGGAGGGCTTAACGGGGATTGGACCCACAAAAGCCCAAGCGATTATCGATTACCGAACCCAGCATCCCTTTCAATCGATTGAGGAAATTCAATCCGTAAGCGGGATTGGCCAAAAAACCTATGAAAAAATCTGCGATCAAATAACAATTAATTGA
- a CDS encoding nicotinate-nucleotide adenylyltransferase, which yields MKRIGLFGGTFNPIHMGHLVLAECARDQLALDEVIFIPNRIPPHKIEPGYSPEQRLEQVTAAVAGQPGFQVSNIELKRDKPSYTVDTLREVHANWPTAHLFFLIGADSLFQLESWVEIQEIFRLTDFGVVARPPFEREGCQQEISRLESLYPVKFSWVEMPQIGISSRSIREDWNRGRSIRFQVPEVVYCLMGKEKEGSSES from the coding sequence ATGAAAAGAATCGGTTTGTTTGGAGGCACCTTTAATCCCATTCATATGGGACATCTTGTGTTGGCGGAATGCGCTCGGGATCAGCTTGCATTGGATGAGGTCATCTTTATTCCTAATCGCATACCGCCCCACAAGATTGAGCCTGGATACTCGCCGGAACAAAGGCTTGAGCAGGTTACCGCTGCGGTTGCAGGTCAGCCTGGTTTTCAGGTGAGTAACATTGAACTCAAGCGGGACAAACCATCCTATACGGTGGACACCCTGCGAGAGGTGCACGCAAATTGGCCGACGGCCCACTTGTTTTTTCTGATCGGCGCGGATTCTTTATTTCAATTGGAGTCTTGGGTGGAAATTCAAGAGATCTTTCGATTGACAGATTTTGGTGTTGTGGCACGTCCGCCTTTTGAGCGGGAAGGATGTCAGCAGGAAATTTCTCGATTGGAATCTTTATATCCGGTAAAATTTTCTTGGGTAGAAATGCCACAGATTGGAATATCATCCCGTTCCATCCGCGAGGATTGGAATCGGGGGAGGTCTATTCGCTTTCAGGTACCAGAAGTGGTTTACTGCTTAATGGGAAAAGAAAAGGAAGGAAGTTCCGAGTCGTGA
- a CDS encoding transcriptional regulator, translated as MKQREIHPILRQMLPLVEAISRTVGDNCEIVLHDFSDLENSVVAIANGHVTGRTLGSGMLTKGLEAYLNREYEESMIKYKNIVGAGRTLKSSTIFIKDETESVVGAMCINIDVTDLLLANKAINNLVMTEDLGQTVEAERNRFHVSEILKKVVEEVFQSINKPVAYLSKADKLMIVQQLEDRGAFLIKGAVEHVADLLCVSRYTVYNYIEEVKGNKNGSEE; from the coding sequence TTGAAACAACGAGAAATACATCCGATCCTACGGCAAATGTTGCCGTTGGTGGAAGCCATATCAAGGACAGTAGGCGATAATTGCGAAATTGTCTTACACGATTTTAGCGACCTGGAGAATTCGGTTGTTGCGATCGCCAATGGACATGTGACAGGACGAACCCTGGGAAGCGGTATGCTGACCAAGGGACTAGAAGCCTATTTGAATCGAGAGTATGAAGAGTCGATGATCAAGTACAAGAATATTGTCGGGGCGGGACGAACCTTGAAATCTTCAACGATTTTTATCAAGGATGAAACAGAATCCGTTGTTGGTGCCATGTGTATCAATATCGATGTAACCGATCTTCTTTTGGCAAACAAGGCGATCAACAACCTTGTGATGACAGAAGATTTGGGACAGACGGTGGAGGCGGAACGAAACCGTTTTCATGTTTCTGAAATTTTGAAAAAAGTTGTGGAAGAGGTGTTTCAATCGATCAACAAGCCCGTTGCTTATTTGAGCAAAGCGGACAAATTGATGATCGTTCAGCAATTGGAGGACCGTGGCGCCTTTTTAATCAAGGGTGCTGTGGAACATGTTGCAGACCTGCTCTGTGTTTCTCGGTACACCGTATACAATTATATTGAAGAAGTAAAAGGGAATAAAAATGGATCCGAGGAATAA
- the yycF_2 gene encoding response regulator YycF, whose protein sequence is MSKILIVDDEALLVKGLKYSLEQDDHVIDAAYDGKEGVEKFTKNDYDLIILDLMLPEMDGLEVCQKIRESSQVPIIMLTAKGEDMNKILGLEYGADDYLTKPFNILELKARIKAILRRTAIKDKPAEQVIKVEDFTINTLGRKVSARNKEINLTAKEFDLLLLLATNPGKVFTREELLEIIWGYEYFGDLRTVDVHIRRLREKIEENSSQAEYVLTKWGVGYYFKGKTQ, encoded by the coding sequence ATGAGTAAAATATTAATCGTCGATGACGAAGCGCTACTGGTCAAAGGACTCAAGTATAGCTTGGAACAGGATGATCATGTGATAGACGCGGCCTATGATGGAAAAGAAGGGGTCGAAAAATTTACAAAGAATGATTATGATTTAATTATTTTGGACTTGATGTTGCCAGAGATGGATGGTCTTGAGGTTTGTCAAAAGATTCGCGAGTCATCGCAAGTACCCATCATTATGTTGACAGCCAAGGGCGAAGACATGAATAAGATCTTGGGTCTTGAATATGGAGCGGATGATTATTTAACGAAGCCGTTCAATATCCTCGAGTTGAAGGCGCGGATTAAAGCGATCCTTAGAAGAACCGCCATTAAGGATAAACCAGCGGAGCAAGTAATCAAGGTAGAGGATTTCACGATTAACACTCTGGGCCGCAAGGTTTCTGCTCGCAATAAAGAAATCAATCTGACAGCAAAGGAATTTGACCTGCTGTTATTATTGGCAACGAATCCAGGCAAGGTATTTACTCGGGAAGAATTATTGGAAATCATTTGGGGATACGAGTACTTTGGTGATCTTCGTACGGTGGATGTGCATATTCGGCGGTTACGAGAAAAGATTGAAGAGAATTCAAGTCAAGCAGAATATGTCCTGACAAAATGGGGAGTTGGTTACTATTTTAAAGGAAAAACTCAGTAA
- a CDS encoding D-alanyl-D-alanine carboxypeptidase family protein, producing the protein MKRILTTLLILTLTCPIFSTGFALTEPEIDSPAAILVDLESGSTLYEKNADKVMYPASITKILSAIVVLEYFQLDELVTVDKNSPYEVGDSTHIALEPGEVLTVDQLLHAGLIRSANDAMKVLARAVAGSEPAFAELMNEKALELGASQTHFVNATGLPDENHVTTAADMAKIAAYAMTIPEFAAIVQTPYYKIPPTNIKENERYFETTNKLLFSPGKRISYHGSSIPIKYPGTIGMKTGYTSQAKNTLVAAAENGDAKLLLVILNTSGSNLYIDAHTLLDFGFENFKKRNVCVANEYITQIPILSGDRPDLAAIVKSTVALPFSTDRDPIFGKIVIPAENLEAPVHKGDEVGKVEYYFEDQLIARVSLIAATDVRFIGKVTTLMDQKPIPTAVLISAGVIGLFAIVLLFGQAMRLRNQRMRKKRRLALNEQRKKENMQ; encoded by the coding sequence ATGAAACGAATACTTACAACCCTGCTGATCCTGACACTAACCTGTCCGATTTTCTCCACCGGATTTGCTTTGACAGAACCGGAAATCGATAGCCCTGCAGCCATACTGGTCGATCTGGAATCTGGATCTACCTTGTATGAAAAAAACGCCGATAAGGTCATGTACCCGGCTAGCATCACCAAGATCCTATCTGCAATTGTCGTCCTCGAGTATTTTCAATTGGATGAATTGGTCACTGTAGATAAGAACTCGCCCTACGAGGTTGGTGACAGCACCCATATCGCTCTAGAACCCGGCGAGGTGCTCACGGTCGACCAATTGCTTCATGCTGGATTAATTCGATCCGCCAACGACGCCATGAAAGTACTGGCACGTGCCGTTGCCGGTAGCGAACCTGCATTTGCGGAATTAATGAACGAAAAAGCTTTGGAACTGGGAGCAAGCCAAACCCATTTTGTTAATGCGACAGGCCTGCCCGATGAAAATCACGTCACCACGGCAGCGGATATGGCAAAGATTGCCGCCTATGCCATGACGATTCCTGAATTTGCAGCGATCGTACAGACCCCATACTATAAGATTCCACCAACAAATATTAAAGAGAATGAACGATATTTTGAAACTACCAACAAATTACTATTCAGTCCTGGAAAACGCATTTCTTATCATGGGTCCTCGATACCCATTAAGTATCCCGGCACAATAGGAATGAAGACCGGCTATACCTCCCAGGCAAAAAACACCCTGGTCGCAGCAGCTGAAAATGGCGATGCCAAATTGCTGTTGGTTATTTTAAATACCTCGGGTTCCAATCTCTATATCGATGCCCACACCTTATTGGACTTTGGATTTGAAAACTTTAAGAAACGAAACGTATGCGTGGCCAACGAATATATTACGCAGATCCCCATTCTTTCCGGGGACCGGCCCGATCTTGCGGCCATTGTAAAATCTACTGTCGCCCTTCCCTTCTCAACCGATCGAGACCCGATTTTCGGCAAAATCGTAATCCCTGCCGAGAATCTGGAAGCCCCTGTCCATAAAGGCGACGAGGTGGGCAAGGTGGAATACTATTTTGAAGATCAATTGATTGCCAGGGTTTCCCTGATTGCAGCTACGGATGTGCGCTTTATCGGCAAGGTAACGACCCTTATGGATCAAAAGCCGATCCCAACAGCGGTTCTAATCAGCGCTGGTGTCATCGGACTCTTTGCCATCGTGCTTCTCTTTGGACAAGCCATGCGATTAAGAAATCAGCGGATGCGCAAGAAAAGACGTCTCGCATTGAATGAGCAACGAAAAAAAGAAAATATGCAATAA
- the rsfS gene encoding ribosome silencing factor: MKDNQTILEIAVKAADTKKALDIEVINLIGLSSIADYFLVVSGSNDRQVAAITMEIEDKLTEAGVEPKHKEGVRGGRWIALDYGDIIVHIFHQEEREIYGLEKVWAEGERLDISDWV, translated from the coding sequence TTGAAGGATAATCAAACCATATTAGAAATAGCCGTTAAAGCGGCGGACACAAAAAAAGCCTTGGATATCGAGGTCATCAACTTAATTGGACTTTCTTCGATTGCTGATTACTTTTTGGTTGTCAGTGGAAGCAATGATCGTCAAGTCGCGGCCATTACCATGGAAATTGAAGATAAATTAACGGAAGCCGGCGTGGAACCCAAGCACAAGGAAGGGGTTCGGGGTGGTCGTTGGATCGCTTTGGATTACGGAGATATAATTGTGCATATTTTCCATCAGGAAGAGCGTGAGATTTACGGACTGGAAAAAGTATGGGCAGAAGGCGAGCGCCTGGATATAAGCGACTGGGTTTAA
- the selD gene encoding selenide, water dikinase SelD: MKRDENLLVGTETSDDAAVYKINEKEALVVTMDFFTPVVDDPYQYGQIAAANALSDVFAMGGEAKLAMNIACVPTGLHADMVSDILKGMRDKVEEAGAFVVGGHTIEDQEPKFGLSVTGFVHPNRIWTNSGAQAGDVLFLTKPLGMGVLSTAIKADLISLEGMETAVSIMSELNLYAKQIAENFTIHACTDVTGFGLAGHGLEMAEGSGLTLLLEGETLPFVAEAIEWAEMGILPAGMYSNRGHVGKKIAMEADLSEAQQDLIFDPQTSGGLLLAVAEDEADELEASFAKAGRFCVRIGRAVEKREVSLLIR, encoded by the coding sequence TTGAAAAGAGACGAGAATTTACTGGTGGGAACGGAAACATCCGATGATGCCGCTGTATATAAGATCAATGAAAAAGAAGCCCTTGTTGTAACGATGGATTTCTTTACACCTGTGGTAGACGACCCCTATCAATATGGGCAGATCGCTGCAGCCAATGCTTTAAGTGATGTTTTTGCCATGGGCGGGGAAGCCAAGCTTGCCATGAATATTGCCTGTGTGCCGACAGGGCTTCATGCTGATATGGTGAGTGATATTTTGAAGGGTATGCGGGATAAGGTGGAAGAAGCGGGTGCATTTGTAGTCGGCGGCCATACCATCGAGGATCAGGAACCTAAATTTGGTCTTTCCGTAACGGGATTTGTTCACCCCAATCGGATATGGACCAATAGTGGTGCGCAGGCTGGTGACGTTTTGTTTTTGACCAAGCCCTTGGGCATGGGGGTTCTATCGACAGCCATCAAGGCGGATTTAATCTCGTTGGAGGGGATGGAAACCGCTGTTTCCATTATGTCGGAATTGAATCTTTACGCTAAGCAAATTGCAGAGAATTTTACGATTCATGCTTGCACGGATGTAACTGGATTTGGTTTGGCTGGTCATGGATTGGAAATGGCAGAAGGCAGTGGCCTGACTTTGTTGTTAGAGGGAGAAACATTGCCCTTTGTAGCAGAGGCCATTGAATGGGCTGAAATGGGAATCTTGCCAGCCGGGATGTACAGCAATCGTGGCCATGTTGGCAAAAAAATTGCAATGGAAGCAGATTTGTCAGAAGCGCAGCAGGACCTGATCTTTGATCCCCAGACTTCGGGTGGTTTGTTGCTTGCTGTGGCTGAGGACGAGGCTGATGAATTGGAAGCGTCCTTTGCGAAAGCGGGACGATTTTGCGTCCGGATTGGTCGGGCGGTTGAAAAACGCGAGGTTTCTCTTCTGATTCGATAG
- the selB gene encoding selenocysteine-specific translation elongation factor, whose translation MKRQIIIGTAGHIDHGKTALIRALTGRETDRLKEEKQRGISIDLGFTYYDLASGERVGFIDVPGHERFVSNMLTGAFGMDFVLFIIAADEGMMPQSREHLEILKLLQVQAGIVVITKTDLVDEEWRELVADSLDEELSDSFLAKAPRIFVSSKTGGGLDRLRLAIEALAASAPKQEEDGVARLWVDRSFSIKGFGSVVTGTLLGGSLILGQEVMLYPQRLTSKIRRIQIHDESVETAVAGQRVAMNLPAFSKDQVKRGDLVSLPERVALSDRFAGRIQMTKDSPRPLHKGMELRLHLGSRKVPCKVEHVEPEVVKAGQSAWIMLRVEESIPLVLFDRFVLRNLSPVETLCGGQVLEPDPPRGKRARKEMGTWLESIQKGGPAAAALVRLERSMDLVQDRSDLAHAFGWSREETDKWISVLAENGEIVRYSNFLLSRKREAELFVRFTQIVKEFHQKNLLRRGMPKKQGLDLLFPRANQKQQMEVLKAWEVAGFGVSDESNIWLSGFERKLSPKQEALYKELKEKAEAKHEAAKESQWLAERDQAKVIWPILLEEGEIIRLGGDLYASRKFVEEGLRLIVEQFGENPFTVGKFRDAYGISRKQAILLLESYDERKWTMRQGDQRIALKLPKFIGEVCQL comes from the coding sequence GTGAAGCGACAGATTATTATTGGGACTGCAGGCCATATCGATCACGGAAAGACGGCTTTGATTCGCGCACTGACTGGACGAGAAACGGACCGATTGAAGGAAGAAAAGCAGAGGGGGATTTCCATTGATTTGGGATTCACCTATTATGATCTAGCCAGTGGCGAACGGGTTGGTTTTATTGATGTGCCTGGACACGAGCGTTTTGTCTCCAATATGTTAACCGGTGCCTTTGGTATGGATTTTGTTTTATTTATTATTGCGGCAGATGAGGGAATGATGCCTCAGAGTCGAGAACACTTGGAGATTCTTAAACTCCTTCAAGTACAAGCGGGAATCGTGGTGATTACGAAGACGGATTTGGTGGATGAAGAGTGGCGCGAACTTGTTGCAGACTCCTTGGATGAGGAATTGAGCGACAGTTTTTTAGCCAAGGCGCCAAGGATTTTTGTCTCTTCTAAAACGGGAGGGGGTCTGGATCGATTGCGCCTTGCGATTGAGGCGTTGGCGGCTTCAGCTCCAAAACAGGAAGAAGATGGGGTGGCTCGTCTTTGGGTGGATCGCTCTTTTTCCATCAAGGGTTTCGGAAGCGTTGTAACAGGCACCCTTCTGGGTGGAAGTTTAATCTTGGGTCAAGAGGTGATGCTCTATCCGCAGCGATTGACGAGTAAGATTCGGCGGATTCAGATTCATGATGAATCTGTGGAGACGGCGGTTGCTGGACAACGGGTTGCAATGAACTTACCAGCCTTTTCAAAGGATCAGGTGAAACGTGGAGATCTTGTTAGTCTGCCGGAACGCGTTGCCTTAAGTGATCGCTTTGCAGGGCGAATTCAAATGACCAAGGATAGTCCTCGCCCCCTTCATAAGGGAATGGAGCTGCGTTTGCATTTGGGTTCAAGAAAGGTGCCTTGCAAAGTGGAACATGTGGAACCAGAGGTCGTTAAGGCCGGTCAGTCGGCTTGGATCATGTTGCGGGTTGAGGAATCAATTCCTTTGGTTTTATTTGATCGTTTTGTATTGCGTAATCTTTCACCTGTAGAAACCCTTTGTGGCGGACAGGTATTGGAGCCTGATCCTCCGCGGGGAAAACGAGCACGCAAGGAAATGGGGACCTGGTTGGAGTCGATTCAAAAGGGAGGTCCCGCGGCAGCAGCTTTGGTGCGACTGGAGCGTTCGATGGATTTGGTTCAGGATCGCAGTGACCTGGCTCATGCCTTTGGGTGGTCGAGAGAAGAGACGGATAAGTGGATCAGCGTTCTGGCGGAGAATGGGGAAATTGTGCGTTATTCTAATTTTCTTTTGTCTCGCAAAAGGGAGGCTGAGTTGTTTGTTCGTTTTACACAGATCGTAAAGGAGTTTCATCAAAAGAACCTCCTTCGTCGAGGAATGCCGAAAAAACAGGGACTGGATCTTCTGTTTCCAAGAGCGAATCAAAAGCAACAGATGGAGGTATTGAAGGCCTGGGAAGTGGCAGGATTTGGTGTCAGTGACGAAAGCAATATTTGGCTTAGTGGGTTTGAACGGAAATTGTCCCCTAAGCAGGAGGCACTCTATAAAGAACTGAAGGAAAAGGCGGAAGCCAAGCACGAAGCTGCCAAGGAAAGTCAGTGGCTGGCGGAGCGTGATCAAGCCAAGGTTATCTGGCCAATTCTCTTGGAAGAAGGAGAGATCATACGCCTTGGGGGAGATCTTTATGCTTCAAGAAAATTCGTTGAAGAAGGGCTTCGTTTGATCGTTGAACAATTTGGAGAAAACCCGTTTACCGTGGGAAAATTTCGGGATGCATATGGAATTTCACGCAAGCAGGCAATTCTGCTTCTGGAAAGCTACGATGAAAGGAAATGGACCATGCGGCAAGGGGACCAAAGAATTGCCCTGAAATTGCCAAAATTCATAGGCGAAGTGTGTCAACTGTGA